One part of the Bdellovibrio sp. KM01 genome encodes these proteins:
- a CDS encoding NuoM family protein: MILSTIVFLPLLFALIVAVWPNAKTLRPLAMGFAVIEFIVSLALFQQFDPNTANLQMVERYMWIERFGISYFFGIDGISLWLVLLTTFLTPIIVLASWTSVTERIKGFHVCLFILQTAMLGTFLAMDAIFFYIFWELALIPMYFMIGIWGGSRRIYATVKLFIYTFAGSVMMLVAMIYMMYLTQETTGQMSASLLDFYKLKIPFIGGTFFSLQTLLFFAFALAFAIKVPVFPLHTWLPDAHVEAPTPGSVILAGVMLKMGTYGFMRWVIPLFPEASEYWSWLFMLIGTVGIIYGALVAMVQPDVKKLVAYSSVSHMGYILLGLFAFNSYGMNGGLYQMLNHGISTGALFILIGMIYERTHSREITKYGGLAGVLPLFTIFFFIITLSSIAVPMTNGFVGEFFILMGTFQAQPVFAYFAVTGVVLGAVYMLWMFKRVFFGEQGELVKDEHHPLHDLNAREIAVLVPLVLMVFWMGLFPNNFLNYSKASVDHLVHNKNSYNLTINQPGAPAATAATATTTAPVTEQTTAAAQGDK, translated from the coding sequence ATGATCCTAAGTACAATTGTTTTTCTACCTCTTTTGTTTGCTTTGATCGTCGCAGTTTGGCCGAATGCTAAAACTCTTCGCCCTTTGGCGATGGGTTTTGCGGTGATCGAATTCATCGTTTCGTTGGCGTTGTTCCAACAGTTCGACCCAAATACCGCGAACCTGCAAATGGTTGAGCGTTATATGTGGATTGAACGTTTTGGTATCAGCTACTTCTTCGGGATCGACGGTATCTCGTTGTGGTTGGTTCTTTTAACGACGTTCTTAACTCCGATTATTGTTTTGGCAAGCTGGACATCAGTGACTGAAAGAATCAAAGGCTTCCACGTTTGCTTGTTCATCTTGCAAACGGCAATGCTGGGTACTTTCTTGGCGATGGATGCGATCTTCTTCTACATCTTCTGGGAGCTTGCTTTGATCCCGATGTATTTCATGATCGGTATCTGGGGTGGATCTCGCAGAATCTATGCAACAGTTAAGCTCTTCATCTATACATTCGCCGGCTCTGTCATGATGCTGGTTGCGATGATCTATATGATGTACCTGACCCAAGAGACGACTGGTCAAATGAGTGCAAGTTTGTTGGATTTCTATAAATTGAAAATCCCGTTCATCGGTGGAACTTTCTTTAGCCTTCAAACGCTTTTGTTCTTTGCATTCGCCCTGGCATTTGCGATCAAAGTTCCGGTTTTCCCTTTGCATACTTGGTTGCCAGATGCCCACGTTGAAGCACCGACTCCTGGTTCAGTAATTCTTGCCGGCGTTATGCTTAAGATGGGTACTTACGGTTTCATGCGCTGGGTGATTCCTTTATTCCCAGAGGCTTCTGAATACTGGTCTTGGTTGTTCATGCTTATCGGTACAGTGGGAATTATCTATGGCGCCCTGGTAGCGATGGTTCAGCCGGACGTGAAAAAACTTGTGGCGTACTCTTCGGTTTCGCACATGGGTTACATCTTGTTGGGTCTGTTTGCATTTAACTCATACGGTATGAACGGTGGTTTGTACCAAATGTTGAACCACGGTATCTCAACGGGTGCACTGTTCATCTTGATCGGTATGATCTACGAAAGAACTCACTCTCGTGAAATCACTAAATACGGTGGTTTGGCAGGGGTTCTTCCGTTGTTCACGATCTTCTTCTTTATCATCACGCTTTCTTCGATTGCGGTTCCGATGACAAATGGTTTCGTGGGCGAGTTTTTCATCTTGATGGGTACATTCCAAGCTCAACCAGTGTTTGCATACTTTGCAGTAACGGGTGTGGTTCTGGGTGCAGTGTACATGTTGTGGATGTTTAAACGCGTATTCTTCGGTGAACAAGGTGAGTTGGTTAAAGACGAACATCATCCACTTCACGACTTGAATGCACGTGAGATCGCGGTTCTTGTTCCTCTGGTGCTCATGGTTTTCTGGATGGGTCTGTTCCCGAATAACTTCTTGAACTACTCAAAAGCCAGCGTGGATCACTTGGTACACAACAAAAACAGCTATAATCTGACAATTAATCAACCTGGTGCGCCTGCAGCTACGGCAGCAACTGCAACGACGACAGCTCCGGTAACAGAGCAAACGACAGCGGCAGCACAAGGAGATAAATAA
- a CDS encoding penicillin-binding protein activator, with the protein MTSKLALIFSALVMASCTTTTTKKTEIKQAPVATKTNGKKGKGMAGLAAKPPPEPVPAPQIPAPVVNDPMAALKNLVVLSVQAPTKQEQDVYRLKAIEDVENRLNEKQLEEVADNSDYGFLRGHAMSRLGDKALDERDIYKAKKYYSGVIDYLPESDLAARAKDILSQLEAAKTVQSKTIGVVLPLSGKNAPVGQRALRGLEMGLGLHVPGSGFKLAVMDSEGNPDSARRGVERLVKEDNVIAVVGSLLSKTAPAVAAKSDELGVPSIALSQRSGLTEIGPSVFRNSLTSEMQVRQLVRTAMDDLGMKKFAVLYPNDQYGVEFTNIFWDEVLARGGQITAIQTYSTKETDFRLVVQRLVGTYYGEGRQDEFNLRLKDLKNSDKKRSARKDNTENVLPPVTDFDAIFIPDSAKAMGQIAAMLAFNDVRGVKLMGTNLWNTAGIAKRAGNFANNLMFVDSMAPTSQEQSRFLTEYKNLYGETPTLIEVQAYDAGLILRQLVASGADSREALTAKLLGLKKFPGSLGTLSMSSEREIERPVVSLTVEKGEIAPLRVRQ; encoded by the coding sequence AAGGCAAAGGCATGGCAGGACTGGCTGCAAAGCCACCTCCAGAGCCAGTTCCCGCTCCGCAGATTCCTGCACCCGTTGTTAATGATCCGATGGCGGCCCTGAAAAATCTGGTCGTGCTGTCAGTTCAAGCTCCCACGAAACAAGAACAAGATGTTTATCGCCTTAAGGCGATTGAAGATGTTGAAAACCGTTTGAATGAGAAACAACTGGAAGAAGTGGCAGATAATTCTGACTACGGATTCCTGCGTGGTCATGCGATGTCTCGCCTGGGAGACAAAGCTTTGGACGAGCGCGATATCTATAAAGCTAAAAAGTACTATTCCGGTGTGATTGATTATTTGCCGGAAAGTGATCTTGCTGCCCGTGCAAAAGATATTTTGTCACAGCTTGAGGCCGCAAAAACAGTGCAATCAAAAACTATCGGCGTGGTTCTTCCTTTAAGTGGAAAAAATGCGCCGGTCGGTCAACGTGCCCTTCGTGGCCTGGAAATGGGCTTGGGCCTTCACGTTCCGGGTTCAGGGTTCAAGCTTGCGGTGATGGATAGCGAAGGCAATCCCGACTCTGCTCGTCGCGGTGTTGAGCGTTTGGTGAAAGAAGATAATGTTATCGCCGTTGTCGGTAGCTTACTAAGTAAGACAGCTCCCGCGGTGGCAGCGAAATCTGACGAGCTTGGAGTGCCAAGTATTGCACTCTCTCAACGTTCAGGATTAACCGAGATTGGCCCTTCGGTTTTCAGAAACTCCCTGACAAGTGAAATGCAAGTTCGTCAGCTGGTTAGAACAGCGATGGATGATTTGGGCATGAAGAAATTCGCAGTTCTTTATCCGAACGATCAGTATGGAGTCGAGTTTACGAATATCTTTTGGGACGAAGTTTTGGCTCGTGGTGGACAAATTACGGCGATCCAAACTTACTCAACCAAAGAAACTGATTTCCGTCTGGTCGTGCAACGTCTGGTTGGGACGTATTATGGCGAAGGCCGTCAAGATGAATTCAATTTGCGCCTGAAAGATTTGAAAAACTCTGACAAAAAACGTTCTGCTCGCAAAGACAATACAGAGAACGTTCTCCCGCCGGTGACGGATTTTGATGCGATATTTATTCCCGATAGCGCTAAGGCCATGGGTCAAATTGCTGCGATGCTCGCATTTAACGATGTGCGTGGCGTAAAGCTGATGGGCACAAACTTGTGGAACACCGCTGGCATTGCAAAACGCGCCGGTAACTTTGCGAATAACTTGATGTTCGTAGACTCCATGGCACCAACCTCTCAAGAACAATCACGCTTCCTAACTGAATATAAAAATCTGTATGGTGAAACACCGACGCTGATTGAAGTTCAGGCCTATGATGCTGGTTTGATTTTGCGTCAATTGGTGGCCTCAGGAGCCGATTCCAGAGAGGCTTTGACAGCTAAGCTTCTAGGGCTCAAGAAGTTCCCAGGATCCCTTGGCACGCTTTCTATGAGCTCTGAGCGCGAGATCGAGCGCCCTGTAGTTTCCCTTACCGTGGAAAAAGGTGAAATTGCACCCCTACGCGTTCGCCAATAG
- a CDS encoding TraR/DksA family transcriptional regulator produces the protein MNATELSTTELENLKDSLLFQKGSILNKSHEFIAEQSSISGAGDEAEVASQDVANNISIHLHERDRTALYAIERALGKIAEGTYGQCESCGELIGARRLQARPFTALCIECMEEQEALSH, from the coding sequence ATGAACGCAACCGAACTAAGTACGACAGAACTAGAAAACTTGAAGGACTCGTTGCTTTTTCAAAAAGGCTCGATCCTAAACAAGTCACACGAATTCATTGCAGAGCAATCCAGCATCAGTGGCGCTGGTGATGAAGCAGAAGTTGCTTCTCAAGATGTTGCCAACAACATCTCTATTCATCTGCATGAAAGAGACCGCACAGCACTCTATGCAATCGAACGTGCATTGGGAAAAATCGCTGAGGGGACTTACGGCCAGTGCGAATCTTGCGGGGAACTAATCGGTGCCCGCAGACTTCAGGCCAGACCTTTCACAGCCCTTTGTATTGAATGCATGGAAGAACAAGAAGCGCTCTCTCACTGA
- a CDS encoding TraR/DksA C4-type zinc finger protein, whose protein sequence is MKTQITETIVTECRRKLILTKQDILNRIRAAQSAFVHAEKSGDEGDVSAAHIEEHTFLVSQERMRNQLLEIEMALGRIETGTFGVCEETEEPIEAERLLAIPWTRLSIEGAEMREAVGRKFAR, encoded by the coding sequence ATGAAGACGCAGATTACAGAAACAATCGTTACCGAGTGCCGTAGAAAACTAATCCTGACAAAACAAGACATTCTGAATCGCATCAGAGCAGCCCAATCCGCTTTCGTACACGCAGAAAAGTCTGGCGACGAAGGAGATGTGTCAGCGGCCCACATCGAGGAACACACTTTTTTAGTTTCACAAGAGCGCATGAGAAACCAACTACTCGAGATCGAGATGGCCCTGGGCAGAATAGAGACTGGTACATTCGGTGTGTGTGAAGAAACCGAAGAGCCCATCGAAGCCGAAAGACTGCTTGCGATTCCTTGGACTCGTCTCAGCATTGAAGGCGCGGAAATGCGCGAAGCAGTAGGCAGAAAGTTTGCACGCTAG
- the lon gene encoding endopeptidase La produces MSFDDKVLEIPQTLPMLPVRDIVVFPYMIIPLFVGRDSSIRSVEEALAKNRLIFLASQKDISEENPTPDSIYTVGTIAMIMRMRKLSDGRVKILIQGVAKGRVKNYSKTSPSFEVAVEKIEEIPNQKSVVENEGLIRTAKEHIERIIAMGRPLSPDILLVLDDVTDPGRIADLIASNLGIKVQDAQKVLETHDSTERLKIVTEILAAELEVMQTQQKNRPNQKDDANKSQREYFLREQMKAIKNELGEQDSKSEEMDELRDKLTNAGMPPHVEAEAMKQLGRLERMHPDASEATMVRTYLDWMADLPWSKKSEDHIDLKRSKEILDEDHYELEKAKDRVMEFLAVRKLKPDLKGPILCFGGPPGVGKTSLGKSIARAMGREYFRIALGGVKDEAEIRGHRRTYVGAMPGKIIQALRQAKTNNPVIVLDEVDKLGSDFRGDPSAAMLEVLDPEQNATFRDNYLNVDFDLSNVLFIATANVLENIPPALRDRMEILNIPGYTENDKLLITKKHLIRRQIEANGITPENISFTDEGIKYLIAGYTREAGLRNLEREVGSVCRKVAKMVVMGEKNFVEVNATTVPEILGPPRFQRDDKIADSQVGVVQGLAWTQAGGEVLTVEALKMKGKGHLSLTGQLGDVMKESAHAAMSYARAHMEELNIPEDFFEKYDIHIHLPAGAIPKDGPSAGITLTTALVSLMTGTPVRHDLAMTGEVTLQGRVLPVGGIREKCLAALNLGITNIIIPMACKKDLADIPKVFRDNINFIFAENLDEVFAVAFDKDAATQTKKTGVKKEAKKTKSLAA; encoded by the coding sequence ATGAGTTTTGACGATAAAGTTCTAGAAATCCCACAGACACTTCCAATGCTACCTGTGAGAGACATCGTTGTTTTCCCCTACATGATTATTCCTTTGTTTGTAGGTCGTGATTCCTCGATCCGTTCTGTCGAAGAAGCTTTGGCAAAAAATCGCCTTATCTTCCTTGCTTCACAAAAAGATATCTCTGAAGAAAATCCAACTCCAGATTCTATCTACACAGTAGGTACAATCGCGATGATCATGAGAATGCGCAAACTTTCTGACGGTCGCGTAAAAATCTTGATTCAAGGTGTAGCTAAGGGTCGTGTTAAGAACTACTCTAAGACTTCTCCTTCTTTCGAAGTTGCAGTTGAAAAAATCGAAGAAATTCCAAATCAAAAATCCGTTGTTGAAAACGAAGGCTTGATCAGAACAGCGAAAGAGCACATCGAGCGCATCATCGCAATGGGCCGCCCTCTTTCTCCAGACATCTTGTTGGTACTAGACGATGTCACTGATCCAGGTCGCATTGCTGACTTGATCGCTTCAAACTTAGGTATCAAAGTTCAAGACGCTCAAAAAGTTCTTGAGACTCATGATTCTACTGAAAGACTTAAAATCGTTACTGAGATCCTGGCTGCTGAGCTTGAAGTTATGCAAACTCAACAAAAGAATCGTCCAAATCAAAAAGACGATGCCAACAAATCTCAACGTGAATACTTCTTGCGCGAGCAAATGAAGGCTATAAAGAATGAGTTGGGCGAACAAGACTCTAAATCTGAAGAGATGGATGAGTTGCGTGACAAGCTGACCAATGCTGGCATGCCTCCTCATGTTGAAGCTGAAGCTATGAAACAATTGGGTCGTTTGGAGCGTATGCATCCAGATGCATCTGAAGCTACAATGGTTCGTACATACCTTGACTGGATGGCGGATCTTCCTTGGAGCAAAAAATCTGAAGATCATATCGATCTTAAGCGCTCTAAAGAAATTCTTGATGAAGATCACTACGAGCTTGAAAAAGCCAAAGACCGTGTCATGGAATTCCTTGCGGTTCGTAAGTTGAAACCAGACCTTAAAGGACCCATCTTGTGCTTTGGTGGACCTCCAGGTGTAGGTAAAACATCTCTTGGTAAATCTATCGCTCGTGCGATGGGCCGCGAATACTTCCGTATCGCTTTGGGCGGCGTGAAAGATGAAGCGGAAATCCGTGGTCACCGCCGTACTTATGTAGGCGCGATGCCAGGTAAAATTATCCAAGCTCTTCGCCAAGCGAAAACAAACAATCCAGTTATCGTACTAGATGAAGTTGATAAATTGGGTTCTGATTTCCGCGGCGACCCTTCAGCAGCAATGCTTGAGGTTTTGGATCCAGAACAGAATGCTACTTTCCGTGATAACTATTTGAATGTGGATTTCGACCTTTCAAACGTGTTGTTCATCGCTACTGCTAACGTGTTGGAGAATATCCCACCAGCATTGCGTGACCGTATGGAAATCTTGAACATCCCTGGTTATACAGAGAACGACAAACTTTTGATCACTAAAAAACATTTGATCAGAAGACAAATCGAAGCAAACGGTATCACTCCAGAGAACATCAGTTTCACTGATGAAGGTATCAAATACCTTATCGCTGGCTACACTCGCGAAGCAGGTCTTCGTAACCTAGAGCGCGAAGTAGGTTCAGTTTGCCGTAAAGTTGCGAAGATGGTGGTAATGGGCGAAAAGAACTTCGTAGAAGTAAACGCTACGACTGTTCCGGAAATCCTTGGTCCTCCACGCTTCCAACGCGACGACAAGATCGCTGACTCTCAAGTTGGTGTTGTGCAAGGTCTTGCATGGACACAAGCTGGCGGTGAAGTGTTGACTGTTGAAGCTTTGAAAATGAAAGGTAAAGGACATCTTTCACTTACAGGCCAACTTGGCGATGTGATGAAAGAATCTGCTCACGCAGCAATGTCTTACGCTCGTGCTCACATGGAAGAATTGAACATTCCTGAAGACTTCTTTGAAAAGTACGATATCCATATCCACTTGCCAGCGGGCGCTATCCCTAAAGATGGTCCTTCTGCAGGTATCACTCTTACAACTGCGCTTGTAAGCTTGATGACAGGTACTCCAGTTCGCCATGACTTGGCAATGACTGGTGAAGTGACTCTTCAAGGTCGCGTACTTCCTGTCGGTGGTATCAGAGAAAAGTGTCTTGCGGCTTTGAATCTTGGTATTACAAATATCATCATTCCAATGGCTTGTAAGAAAGACTTGGCTGATATTCCAAAAGTGTTCAGAGATAATATCAACTTCATCTTCGCAGAGAATCTTGATGAAGTGTTCGCAGTAGCTTTCGATAAAGACGCTGCAACACAAACTAAGAAAACAGGCGTTAAGAAAGAAGCTAAGAAAACAAAATCTCTAGCGGCCTAG
- a CDS encoding NADH-quinone oxidoreductase subunit N, with the protein MNMNIGLSDILLVSPMIALFLASLVPITAKVLRGNREQNPIITLCQALGGIVVAVGLLVVFGGAGKTAFNNGLIFDGVTQWMGVIALLSAGAAMIMMYENPATKGRQFSELIFLAMSSAVGMLILVSAVDLLMVFIGLEMMSLALYLMIAMSHEEKLSKEAALKYFILGSFASALFLYGVAFIFGTTGNTNILSFMENAADLIQTSRLFLFGMVFVVLGFCFKVSIAPFHAWTPDVYQGAPTPHTAFMATAVKTVSFAAFLRVIATRSLVGSEHLFDMLQWLAVITMIVGNTAAILQNNLKRMLAYSSIAHSGYILVGVITAGVSDDAAFGASGVIFYLLSYGLMTLGAFAIASMLEKSENHIVDVDDLAGLAKQRPMIALCLTVFLLSLTGIPPTLGFFGKFYLFNAAIGEGLMWLAIWGMISSVISVYYYLRPIVVMYMKEGQADVAEHSLNATTVTVVVMAIAILFLGFVSGPLFTAVEKSLL; encoded by the coding sequence ATGAATATGAATATTGGTCTTAGTGACATTCTTCTTGTTTCACCAATGATCGCCTTGTTCCTTGCGAGCTTGGTGCCGATCACAGCGAAAGTTCTTCGCGGCAATCGCGAACAAAACCCGATCATCACTCTTTGCCAGGCCTTGGGCGGCATCGTGGTGGCTGTCGGTCTTTTGGTGGTCTTCGGTGGTGCTGGCAAAACAGCATTCAACAACGGTTTGATCTTTGACGGAGTGACTCAGTGGATGGGCGTGATTGCGCTTCTGTCTGCGGGTGCTGCGATGATCATGATGTACGAAAATCCAGCGACTAAGGGTAGACAGTTCTCTGAACTCATCTTCCTGGCAATGTCTTCTGCGGTTGGTATGTTGATTCTGGTTTCCGCGGTAGATCTTTTGATGGTTTTCATCGGTCTGGAAATGATGTCTTTGGCATTGTACTTGATGATCGCGATGAGCCACGAAGAAAAGCTTTCTAAAGAAGCCGCTCTTAAATACTTCATCCTGGGTTCATTTGCTTCGGCGTTGTTCCTTTACGGTGTGGCATTTATTTTTGGTACAACTGGAAACACGAACATCCTTTCCTTCATGGAAAATGCAGCGGACTTGATTCAAACAAGCCGTCTGTTCTTGTTCGGTATGGTGTTTGTGGTTTTGGGCTTCTGCTTCAAAGTTTCAATCGCACCATTCCATGCTTGGACTCCTGACGTATACCAAGGTGCACCTACTCCGCACACAGCTTTCATGGCGACTGCGGTTAAGACGGTCTCTTTCGCAGCTTTCTTGCGTGTGATTGCGACTCGTTCATTGGTTGGTTCAGAGCACTTGTTTGATATGCTTCAATGGTTGGCTGTAATCACTATGATCGTGGGTAACACGGCAGCTATCTTGCAAAATAACTTGAAACGTATGCTTGCGTACTCTTCGATCGCACACTCTGGTTATATCTTGGTGGGTGTGATTACGGCGGGTGTAAGTGACGATGCAGCTTTCGGTGCTTCTGGCGTGATCTTCTATTTGCTAAGCTATGGCTTGATGACTTTGGGTGCGTTTGCAATTGCAAGCATGCTTGAAAAATCAGAAAACCATATCGTAGACGTTGATGATCTTGCTGGTTTGGCAAAACAAAGACCTATGATCGCCCTTTGCCTGACGGTGTTCTTGCTTTCATTGACAGGTATTCCGCCAACTTTAGGTTTCTTTGGTAAGTTCTATCTTTTCAATGCAGCTATCGGTGAAGGCCTTATGTGGTTGGCAATTTGGGGTATGATTAGCTCCGTAATTTCCGTTTACTACTACTTGCGCCCAATCGTAGTTATGTACATGAAAGAAGGCCAAGCTGACGTTGCAGAACATTCTTTGAATGCAACAACAGTAACCGTGGTTGTGATGGCAATCGCAATCTTGTTCCTGGGCTTCGTATCAGGACCTCTATTTACAGCGGTTGAAAAAAGCCTCCTTTAA
- a CDS encoding patatin-like phospholipase family protein, with translation MRIKEKKKIALVLSGGGIKAAAFHIGVCLALQEKGFKFAGGTKEMVRQNFDENDPMTIRCYVGSSAGAFVASILGAGYPIESLINAFQVGSGSTPTFDKSDLRYLKPISYRNIFNLNSSGLLRFIPRALLDKTIVKGGVESLIKNGLKLNGLFSTSGIESYLRKDVLLDNDFARLGVDLFVIGTQLNHTRKAIFGNFPESYKTANHMYINHAPISTAVAASTSLPPVYAPYGIKRPEDGKEIFFYDGEIRDTLSTHVAADHGADLVISSYSTQPYHYTEEMGSLHKYGIPLILNQALYQVIQQKIAKHIQAQNDIKSIYNAVDGYLKQIKLPDDQREKLLGIIRDRVHHRPEVDYIYISPRPQNYEMFFVDHFSLNPEILARIVRIGFKSGINVLRQHDI, from the coding sequence ATGCGTATAAAAGAGAAAAAGAAAATAGCATTGGTCTTAAGTGGAGGTGGCATTAAAGCCGCAGCCTTCCACATTGGTGTTTGCTTGGCCCTTCAAGAAAAGGGCTTCAAGTTTGCCGGTGGAACCAAAGAGATGGTGCGTCAGAATTTCGATGAAAACGATCCGATGACCATTCGATGCTATGTTGGGTCCAGTGCCGGCGCTTTCGTTGCTTCCATTTTGGGGGCTGGATATCCAATCGAATCCCTGATTAACGCCTTTCAGGTTGGTTCAGGATCAACACCGACTTTTGATAAATCGGATCTTCGTTATTTAAAACCAATCTCTTATCGCAATATCTTTAATTTGAACTCCAGTGGTTTACTTCGTTTCATACCCCGCGCTTTATTGGATAAAACCATCGTTAAGGGTGGCGTTGAGTCCCTGATCAAAAACGGCTTGAAGTTAAATGGTCTGTTTTCAACCAGCGGGATCGAAAGTTATCTTCGCAAAGACGTTCTTTTGGACAATGACTTTGCCCGTTTGGGTGTGGATCTATTTGTCATCGGCACACAATTGAACCACACACGCAAAGCTATCTTTGGGAACTTCCCAGAGTCCTATAAAACAGCGAATCACATGTACATCAACCATGCACCAATCAGCACCGCGGTTGCCGCTTCGACTTCGCTGCCTCCGGTTTATGCACCTTATGGAATCAAGCGTCCCGAAGATGGCAAAGAGATCTTCTTTTATGATGGGGAGATTAGGGACACTCTTTCAACTCACGTAGCCGCTGATCATGGCGCAGATCTGGTGATTTCATCTTATTCTACGCAACCTTATCACTATACTGAGGAAATGGGTTCGCTTCATAAGTACGGGATTCCATTGATTTTAAATCAAGCTCTGTATCAAGTAATTCAGCAAAAGATCGCAAAACATATTCAGGCACAAAACGACATTAAGTCGATCTATAATGCGGTTGATGGATATTTAAAGCAGATCAAACTGCCCGATGATCAAAGAGAAAAGTTATTGGGGATTATTCGTGATCGAGTTCATCATCGCCCCGAAGTCGATTATATCTATATTTCTCCACGACCTCAGAACTATGAGATGTTCTTTGTGGATCACTTTAGTTTGAACCCTGAAATTTTAGCCCGCATCGTTCGAATCGGATTTAAATCAGGGATCAACGTTCTTCGTCAGCACGATATCTAA
- a CDS encoding thermonuclease family protein, whose translation MRLVSSILLAALFIQPTFSFAKKKKNQPTFLSGVVEQCHDGDTCRVRVKGKIAKIRFAGIDCPELSQKYGKQARNFTESLVKGKQVDLECDGKSFDRLTCVVFVGDKNVNLMIVQHGWAYDSTKYSKGRYLASVGEAKSQRLGIWADKNLTSPYCYRHKTNKKCALDQSYMP comes from the coding sequence ATGCGTCTTGTTTCATCCATCTTGTTAGCAGCTTTGTTCATTCAGCCCACTTTCTCTTTTGCAAAGAAGAAAAAGAATCAACCCACATTTTTATCCGGCGTGGTCGAACAATGTCACGACGGCGATACTTGTCGCGTGCGGGTTAAAGGTAAAATTGCCAAGATCCGCTTTGCTGGCATTGACTGCCCTGAGCTTTCTCAAAAATATGGAAAACAAGCCCGCAACTTCACTGAATCTTTAGTTAAAGGAAAGCAAGTTGACCTTGAATGCGATGGCAAATCTTTTGATCGCCTGACTTGCGTGGTATTCGTCGGTGACAAGAATGTGAATTTGATGATCGTGCAACATGGCTGGGCTTACGACTCTACAAAATACTCTAAAGGCAGATATTTAGCATCAGTTGGTGAGGCAAAATCTCAACGCTTGGGAATTTGGGCGGATAAAAATCTTACTAGTCCATATTGCTACCGTCATAAGACGAATAAGAAATGTGCCCTTGATCAAAGCTATATGCCTTAG
- a CDS encoding FAD:protein FMN transferase, giving the protein MEKQLEITAQAGRPMLGDFIQINLFSPGSQESLLTGTLQHLVELEGALNLDDPQSEICRILTVEGDDSFEMSKPTAEVLEKALDISTLSDGYFEPFREESKNLDLKCLIRGYIIDEAVKMMREKNPNLMGMVHLAEGIRFFNCPKKSIHVRMSNANIEKELGLFKDAIATTESRGNLYDHESATLYLHPLRHGISGRHTVSVIADTSMSANALTKIGLYAPQTIIQSCVAELDAQIIVFDEAGEIEEIFEESKAYSFDQGHISYSSYDGSNMD; this is encoded by the coding sequence ATGGAAAAACAACTTGAAATCACTGCCCAGGCGGGTCGGCCGATGTTGGGCGACTTTATTCAAATCAATCTCTTTTCTCCGGGAAGTCAGGAGTCCTTGCTGACGGGAACTCTGCAACATCTTGTCGAGCTTGAGGGCGCCCTTAATTTGGATGATCCGCAATCGGAGATCTGCCGCATTCTTACGGTAGAGGGTGACGATTCTTTTGAAATGAGCAAACCGACGGCTGAAGTTTTAGAGAAGGCGTTAGATATCAGCACCTTATCAGACGGATATTTTGAGCCGTTTAGGGAGGAATCTAAAAATCTTGATTTAAAATGCCTCATTCGAGGCTACATCATCGATGAGGCAGTGAAAATGATGAGAGAGAAAAACCCCAATCTTATGGGTATGGTTCACTTGGCCGAAGGGATTCGCTTTTTCAATTGTCCCAAGAAATCAATTCATGTGCGGATGAGTAACGCTAATATCGAAAAAGAACTAGGTTTGTTCAAGGATGCAATAGCAACGACAGAATCCCGGGGAAATCTATATGATCATGAATCTGCAACTCTTTACCTTCATCCTTTAAGACATGGAATCAGTGGCCGGCATACAGTTTCAGTGATTGCCGACACCAGCATGAGTGCCAATGCTCTGACCAAGATTGGTTTGTATGCACCTCAAACAATAATCCAGTCTTGCGTGGCAGAGCTCGATGCGCAAATTATCGTATTTGATGAGGCAGGAGAGATCGAAGAGATCTTTGAGGAATCTAAGGCATATAGCTTTGATCAAGGGCACATTTCTTATTCGTCTTATGACGGTAGCAATATGGACTAG
- a CDS encoding DUF2892 domain-containing protein, which translates to MKLSTNIGNKERVVRIFVGLAIASLAFWGPANMWFLLGLIPVMTGVVGWCPPYQLLHINTKSKSAHQ; encoded by the coding sequence ATGAAACTTTCTACTAATATCGGTAACAAAGAACGCGTCGTTCGTATCTTCGTTGGTCTTGCGATTGCTTCACTTGCATTCTGGGGTCCCGCAAACATGTGGTTTCTGCTTGGTCTTATTCCAGTTATGACCGGGGTTGTTGGATGGTGTCCTCCCTATCAACTTCTTCATATCAATACGAAGTCAAAAAGCGCTCATCAGTGA